A single window of Pseudomonas benzenivorans DNA harbors:
- a CDS encoding efflux RND transporter permease subunit: protein MNAAMNFAAHLSLWAIRNRLLVCVVVGVITAVFAISLVNLDIRTRFSDMVPHDHPYVKVHQKYQDSFAASNRVTILVKAEEGDIFRESVLGEVRRITYDLQQVEGVNPMQITSLASKKLKRVNASSEGIETRPLMWPDLPKDVQQMRELRQAVLNNPLVYGLYVDRELSSALIQVDFYDHLVDYSKIFPQIEAILDASPVKDEVSLHLVGEPILYGWVAHYLSETVGIALLSLAAMLILLFVFSRTWRGTLLPLMAGVVSAIWALGVGSLLGYNFDPLVIVVAFIITARAFSHSVQLITRFDDLAVGESIEPRKAAEQTMRELFRPSMLGLYADAGAILCVILTPIPLMHKVAIIGAIWVMTIAVSAVLLTPALLSYVKRPRGYVHPVNLDGFMQFVLNAAKWLVRSRARYWVAPVTLVLLCGFMFEATRINVGDASDGSPILWQDSSFNRDNAEINRLYPGSEQMFVVLEGKELDAMKTPEVLDWMLRFSRYMERQPEVGGSVSLADIVIDIRRNLYEGNPRYGELGLSRMENGELISFYMQGADPDDLTQFADVQFRNAAVTLFFRDHKGETLRKATHYANEFIRDNPLEGAEVKLVGGVLGIIAAVNEILLGDQIEATALAFLVVVLCCLVVYRSSVSGIFFIIPVLISNVVTFAFMAWQGIGMSISTLPVVALGIGLGVDYAFYIVDSMKEYLEKHPDAEPLDAVLQSLGSAGRGVLLTAFTLAAGVLFWSFSSLRFQAEMGMLIGLWLMVSALTSLFVMPSLALVFKPKFIFEHGQTKNEVPIIGRIHQPEHIRN from the coding sequence ATGAATGCAGCCATGAATTTTGCCGCGCACCTCTCACTGTGGGCGATCCGTAATCGCTTGCTGGTATGCGTGGTGGTCGGGGTGATCACCGCAGTTTTCGCTATCAGCCTAGTCAACCTGGATATCCGCACCCGTTTCAGCGACATGGTCCCCCATGACCACCCGTACGTGAAGGTGCACCAGAAGTATCAGGATAGTTTCGCCGCGAGTAATCGCGTGACCATTTTGGTCAAGGCCGAAGAGGGCGATATCTTTCGAGAGAGTGTGCTCGGTGAAGTGCGCCGGATCACCTACGACCTGCAGCAGGTCGAGGGCGTCAATCCTATGCAGATCACCTCGCTGGCGTCGAAGAAGCTCAAACGCGTCAATGCTTCCAGCGAGGGAATCGAAACCCGTCCGCTGATGTGGCCGGACCTGCCCAAGGATGTGCAGCAGATGCGCGAGCTGCGCCAGGCGGTGCTAAACAACCCGCTGGTCTATGGCCTGTATGTCGACCGTGAGCTGAGCTCGGCGCTGATCCAGGTCGATTTCTACGACCACCTAGTCGACTACTCGAAGATCTTTCCGCAGATTGAGGCCATTCTCGACGCCTCGCCGGTCAAGGATGAAGTCAGCCTGCATTTGGTCGGCGAACCGATCCTGTATGGTTGGGTGGCGCACTACCTCAGTGAGACCGTTGGCATCGCACTACTGTCGCTTGCGGCCATGCTGATTCTGCTGTTCGTCTTTAGCCGCACCTGGCGCGGCACGTTGTTGCCGCTGATGGCCGGAGTCGTCTCGGCTATCTGGGCGCTGGGAGTGGGCAGCCTGCTGGGCTACAACTTCGACCCGCTGGTGATCGTGGTGGCCTTCATCATTACGGCGCGGGCGTTCTCCCACTCGGTGCAACTGATCACTCGCTTCGATGATCTGGCGGTGGGCGAGTCCATCGAACCGCGCAAGGCCGCTGAACAGACAATGCGCGAGCTGTTCCGTCCGAGCATGCTGGGCTTGTATGCCGATGCAGGAGCGATTCTCTGCGTCATCCTTACGCCGATTCCGCTTATGCACAAAGTGGCGATCATCGGCGCGATCTGGGTGATGACCATCGCAGTGTCAGCAGTATTGCTGACGCCGGCTCTGCTGTCCTACGTCAAGCGCCCGCGAGGCTATGTGCATCCGGTCAACCTCGACGGTTTCATGCAGTTCGTCCTCAACGCTGCGAAGTGGCTGGTGCGCAGCCGTGCCCGCTACTGGGTCGCCCCGGTAACCCTGGTGTTGCTGTGCGGCTTCATGTTCGAGGCTACCCGGATCAACGTCGGCGACGCCAGCGACGGTTCGCCGATTCTCTGGCAGGACTCGTCCTTCAACCGCGACAACGCGGAGATCAACCGTCTCTATCCTGGCTCCGAGCAAATGTTCGTGGTGCTCGAAGGCAAAGAGCTGGATGCGATGAAAACCCCTGAGGTGCTCGACTGGATGCTGCGCTTCTCGCGCTATATGGAACGCCAGCCAGAAGTCGGCGGCTCCGTATCGCTGGCCGACATCGTCATCGACATTCGCCGTAACCTCTACGAGGGCAACCCGCGCTACGGCGAGCTGGGGCTCAGCCGCATGGAGAACGGCGAGTTGATCAGCTTCTATATGCAGGGCGCCGATCCGGATGACCTGACCCAGTTCGCCGACGTGCAGTTCCGTAACGCCGCTGTGACTCTGTTCTTCCGTGATCACAAGGGCGAAACCCTGCGCAAAGCGACTCACTATGCCAACGAGTTCATCCGCGACAACCCGCTAGAAGGCGCAGAGGTGAAACTGGTGGGTGGTGTGCTGGGCATCATTGCCGCGGTCAACGAGATTCTACTTGGCGACCAGATCGAGGCGACCGCGCTGGCCTTCCTGGTGGTGGTGCTGTGCTGCCTGGTGGTTTATCGCTCTTCGGTCAGCGGGATCTTCTTCATCATCCCGGTGCTCATCTCCAACGTGGTTACCTTCGCCTTCATGGCCTGGCAGGGCATCGGTATGAGCATCAGCACTTTGCCTGTGGTGGCTTTGGGCATCGGCTTGGGCGTGGATTACGCCTTCTACATCGTCGATTCCATGAAGGAGTACCTGGAGAAACACCCAGATGCCGAACCGCTCGACGCGGTACTCCAGTCGCTGGGCTCGGCAGGTCGTGGCGTGCTGCTGACGGCTTTCACTCTTGCAGCAGGAGTTTTGTTCTGGTCGTTCTCCTCCCTTCGTTTCCAGGCGGAGATGGGCATGCTGATCGGCCTCTGGCTGATGGTCTCAGCACTCACCTCACTCTTCGTCATGCCTTCGCTTGCGCTGGTGTTCAAGCCGAAATTCATATTTGAACACGGCCAGACGAAAAATGAAGTCCCAATTATTGGACGAATCCATCAACCTGAACACATCAGGAACTAA
- a CDS encoding DUF1329 domain-containing protein: MTSFKNHFVASLALTFSVTLAAQAAELTPGTRIDASNLVQHMGDTFEGHGVGDLLTERMQILIKDEGLAITLKPSEPITLGKDYMAATKANEGKAVYNRDTRQVDGWVAGIPFPNVSQDDPDAAAKLIWNHHYAQPTKNLQDYPSFGYLFLNDKVGLERRQEWAFKRYYMKGRLGTAQTVEGDGSILTKTLLYATYPNDIRGLGLFTVRYDSPKLEDSWAYVKSVRRTRRLSGGTWMDPIGGTDQLSDDIEIFNAHPSWYPDYKLLGKRWILAVANSQGETWNQSASGNAEFPVIDLDNAPHWNPKAEWEPREVWVLEATTPPEHPYSKKVMYMDTQFPRFYQAEAYDRKGQFWKWMNYHLKTIKTEDGDVGIVSAAGFTIDYQRRHGTVFVLGGPRLNTPGVTADDVNLRELEKAAR, from the coding sequence ATGACATCTTTCAAGAATCACTTTGTCGCTTCTCTCGCGCTGACCTTTTCGGTCACGCTGGCGGCTCAGGCCGCCGAGCTGACGCCTGGCACGCGGATCGATGCAAGCAACCTCGTCCAGCACATGGGCGACACCTTCGAGGGCCATGGCGTCGGCGACCTGCTCACCGAGCGCATGCAGATCCTGATCAAGGACGAAGGCCTGGCCATCACCCTCAAGCCCTCCGAGCCGATCACCCTGGGCAAGGACTACATGGCCGCGACCAAGGCCAATGAAGGCAAGGCGGTGTACAACCGTGACACCCGTCAGGTCGATGGCTGGGTGGCGGGCATCCCGTTCCCCAACGTCAGCCAGGACGACCCGGACGCGGCCGCCAAGCTGATCTGGAACCATCACTACGCCCAGCCAACCAAGAACCTGCAGGACTACCCGAGTTTCGGTTACCTGTTCCTCAACGACAAGGTCGGCCTGGAGCGTCGTCAGGAGTGGGCGTTCAAGCGTTATTACATGAAGGGCCGCTTGGGCACCGCGCAGACCGTTGAGGGTGACGGCAGCATTTTGACCAAGACTTTACTGTACGCGACCTACCCCAACGATATTCGCGGCCTAGGTTTGTTCACCGTGCGTTACGACTCGCCCAAGTTGGAAGACTCCTGGGCCTATGTGAAGTCGGTGCGGCGTACCCGTCGGCTGTCCGGTGGTACCTGGATGGACCCGATCGGCGGCACCGACCAGCTCAGTGACGACATCGAGATTTTCAACGCCCACCCGAGCTGGTACCCGGACTACAAACTCCTGGGCAAGCGCTGGATTCTCGCCGTGGCCAACTCCCAAGGCGAAACATGGAACCAGAGTGCCAGCGGCAATGCCGAGTTCCCGGTCATCGACCTGGACAACGCGCCGCACTGGAACCCCAAGGCCGAATGGGAGCCGCGTGAAGTCTGGGTGCTGGAGGCCACCACCCCGCCGGAGCACCCGTACAGCAAGAAAGTGATGTACATGGACACCCAGTTTCCGCGCTTCTATCAGGCCGAAGCCTATGATCGCAAAGGGCAGTTCTGGAAGTGGATGAACTATCACCTCAAGACCATCAAGACCGAGGATGGCGACGTGGGGATCGTGTCCGCGGCCGGCTTCACCATCGACTACCAGCGCCGTCACGGTACGGTATTCGTACTCGGTGGCCCGCGCCTGAACACGCCCGGAGTCACTGCTGACGATGTCAACCTGCGCGAACTCGAAAAAGCCGCGCGTTAA
- a CDS encoding isochorismatase family protein: MALVSHSLSPAQRYALVLVDLSVGFTDPTKSPLASECPAIIEANRKLLEAFRRCGWPVIFTTVAYDNPSQARVFREKIPALNVLSAGSELVGIDPRLAPLEGEPVLVKHWASAFFGTDLAQRLLDAGADGVMVTGLTTSGCVRATALDALQHEFRVILPEQAVGDRDAEAHRANLRDLQIKYADVRDLEDCLALLG; the protein is encoded by the coding sequence ATGGCTCTGGTTTCACACTCTCTGTCCCCGGCCCAGCGCTATGCGCTGGTGCTGGTGGACCTCTCAGTCGGTTTCACCGACCCGACGAAAAGCCCACTGGCCAGTGAATGTCCAGCGATAATCGAGGCCAACCGTAAGCTGCTGGAGGCATTTCGCCGCTGCGGCTGGCCAGTGATCTTCACCACGGTGGCTTATGACAACCCGTCGCAGGCGCGGGTCTTCCGCGAAAAGATCCCGGCACTTAACGTGCTGTCAGCGGGCTCGGAACTGGTCGGGATCGACCCCCGCTTGGCCCCGCTGGAAGGCGAACCGGTGCTGGTGAAACATTGGGCCAGTGCGTTTTTCGGCACTGACCTGGCTCAGCGCCTGCTGGATGCCGGTGCCGATGGAGTAATGGTGACAGGACTGACCACTAGTGGCTGCGTGCGGGCGACCGCACTGGATGCCTTGCAGCACGAGTTCCGTGTGATCTTGCCCGAGCAGGCGGTAGGGGATCGCGATGCAGAGGCGCATCGGGCCAACCTGCGTGACCTGCAGATCAAGTATGCCGATGTGCGCGATCTGGAGGATTGTCTTGCGCTACTGGGCTAG
- a CDS encoding hydantoinase B/oxoprolinase family protein, giving the protein MVARIKQENSNPFQRVEVDGITIDIVENALGNARNEMDAVLFRTAMSPGIREQGDAFPMIATCDGKMIVGQFGSFITGFLRSYDGEIEEGDVFLTNDPYLCSGAVSHLPDWLVLMPIFKDGRVINYAAMFGHMSDVGGKVPGSLPTNASSIWEEGIRIPPVKLYRRGEMNSDMLDVILHNVRMPRWNRSDLNAIVAACRTAGKRCVELAERFGDDVFYSAQQEMLERTHRAMKEVISRVVPEHRQEFEDYICDDGAGLGPYTLRCALWREGDKAIFDFEGTDPQAPSSVNFYVNEEMFKIFFGALTISLFDPAILLNDGFYDLVEVRIPQGSILKPNFPAALSCRTHLLGRIFDMMGGLLGQSTPQAMNAAGFSDSPHFMYSGYDQQGEWFQLFQIGFGGIPGRPVGDGPDGHSLWPGFTNVPNEFVEAYFPLRIETYETLADSGGAGLHRGGNGLRVAYRLLVDGEVSIHDDRWLTYPWGVNGGAPGARSRKELIRADGTRQMLPAKCDNIQVKAGDLVLFDTWGGGGWGDPLQRDPTKILSDIHKGLVSVEGARRYGVVITDGLVDDVATCALREVMAAERCEIQLFDRGGTLDELKARCLAETGLPAPTTPSWA; this is encoded by the coding sequence ATGGTTGCGCGTATCAAACAAGAAAACAGCAATCCGTTCCAGCGTGTCGAGGTCGACGGCATCACCATCGACATCGTCGAGAATGCCCTGGGAAACGCCCGTAACGAAATGGACGCGGTGCTCTTCCGTACCGCCATGAGTCCGGGCATCCGCGAGCAGGGCGACGCCTTCCCGATGATCGCCACTTGCGACGGCAAGATGATCGTCGGCCAGTTTGGCTCCTTCATCACAGGCTTCCTGCGCAGCTACGACGGCGAGATCGAGGAAGGCGACGTGTTCCTCACCAACGACCCCTACCTGTGCAGCGGCGCGGTTAGCCACCTGCCGGACTGGCTGGTATTGATGCCGATATTCAAGGACGGCCGGGTGATCAACTACGCCGCCATGTTCGGCCACATGTCCGACGTAGGCGGTAAGGTGCCGGGTAGCCTGCCGACCAACGCCAGCTCGATCTGGGAAGAAGGCATCCGCATCCCGCCGGTGAAGCTGTATCGCCGTGGCGAGATGAACAGCGACATGCTCGACGTCATCCTGCACAACGTGCGCATGCCGCGCTGGAACCGTTCCGACCTCAACGCCATCGTTGCCGCCTGCCGTACCGCCGGCAAACGTTGCGTCGAACTGGCCGAGCGCTTCGGTGACGACGTGTTCTACAGCGCCCAACAGGAAATGCTCGAGCGCACCCACCGGGCGATGAAGGAAGTAATCAGCCGTGTGGTTCCCGAGCACCGGCAGGAGTTCGAGGACTACATCTGCGACGATGGCGCCGGTCTCGGTCCCTACACCTTGCGTTGCGCCCTGTGGCGCGAGGGTGACAAGGCAATCTTCGACTTCGAAGGCACCGACCCGCAGGCGCCGTCGTCGGTCAACTTCTACGTCAACGAAGAGATGTTCAAGATATTCTTCGGCGCGCTGACCATCAGCCTATTCGACCCGGCGATCCTGCTCAACGACGGCTTCTACGACCTAGTCGAAGTGCGCATTCCGCAGGGCTCAATTCTCAAGCCGAACTTCCCGGCCGCACTGTCCTGCAGGACCCACCTGCTGGGCCGTATCTTCGACATGATGGGTGGACTGCTCGGCCAGAGTACGCCGCAGGCGATGAACGCCGCCGGCTTCTCCGACTCGCCGCACTTCATGTATTCGGGTTACGACCAGCAAGGTGAGTGGTTCCAGCTGTTCCAGATTGGCTTCGGCGGCATTCCGGGACGGCCGGTGGGCGACGGCCCGGACGGCCACTCGCTGTGGCCGGGCTTCACCAACGTGCCCAACGAGTTCGTCGAGGCGTACTTCCCGCTGCGCATCGAAACCTACGAGACCCTCGCCGACTCCGGCGGCGCCGGCCTGCATCGTGGCGGCAACGGCCTGCGCGTGGCGTACCGACTGCTGGTCGATGGCGAAGTCTCGATCCACGATGACCGCTGGCTGACCTATCCCTGGGGCGTCAACGGCGGCGCACCGGGAGCACGCAGCCGCAAGGAACTGATCCGTGCCGACGGCACGCGGCAGATGCTGCCGGCCAAGTGCGACAACATCCAGGTCAAGGCGGGCGATCTAGTTTTGTTCGATACCTGGGGCGGCGGCGGCTGGGGCGACCCGCTACAACGCGACCCGACGAAGATCCTCAGCGATATTCACAAGGGCCTGGTCAGTGTCGAAGGCGCTCGCCGGTACGGCGTGGTCATCACCGATGGTTTGGTGGATGACGTGGCGACCTGTGCCCTGCGTGAAGTAATGGCTGCCGAGCGTTGCGAAATCCAGCTGTTCGATCGTGGCGGCACCCTGGACGAGCTCAAGGCGCGTTGCCTGGCCGAAACGGGCCTGCCGGCACCGACTACGCCGTCCTGGGCTTGA
- a CDS encoding hydantoinase/oxoprolinase family protein, whose product MSFRLGVDVGGTFTDLLLINDVTGYSYTAKVPSTPHNPSIAVLNGIEKICQTSGVDPSEIRSVMHGTTVATNAILTRRGAKVGLVTTKGYKQVLHIARSFVPGGLGGWVTFNKGELLAPLELTVEADERIDPHGAVVRELDRKAIRADLLRLKQAGIEALTISLVNAYASGAHEQAIHEIARDVMPGVPVSLSSEVVPEMQEYERTETTVVNSYVRPEVANYLEHLQSELCSRLRPDVQLSILRSDGGLATSQSAASTPVNLLLSGPAGGVAGAIWFCSRGGFSKVLTFDVGGTSTDVALIDNNHARIRRETRVGDVAVRAPSVDVRTIGAGGGSMAAVPELTRALRVGPESAGAVPGPAAYNKGGTVATVTDANVVLGYLPAEQKLGGDFQVRKDLATAAVQVTADAMGVSLFEAAEGIVRIANEHMFGALRLISVEQGYDPRDFALCGFGGAGPLHANALGILMNAWPVIIPPGPGVLCAYGDATTRVKDEASRSLVRRVNDMSVDEVVQILQQLGDSVRSSLAAQSIPAEVQQLTWQADVRYQGQALLLTLDIDPDELARVGMQAITAAFDAEHEQLFTFALNEAHELVNLRAIARAPRPEITERAFESAASSLAEAQVGQSPVHYAGQDYRAALYARGKLSPGLVVPGPAIVMEMDSTTLVLPGYEAAVDRVGNLLIRPLGHQE is encoded by the coding sequence ATGAGTTTTCGTTTGGGTGTTGATGTAGGCGGAACCTTTACCGACCTGCTCCTGATCAACGATGTGACGGGTTACAGCTATACCGCCAAGGTGCCTTCCACGCCGCACAATCCCTCCATTGCCGTGCTCAATGGGATAGAGAAGATCTGTCAGACCTCGGGTGTCGATCCGTCCGAGATTCGCTCCGTGATGCATGGCACCACGGTAGCGACCAACGCCATCCTGACCCGCCGCGGCGCCAAGGTCGGCCTGGTGACCACCAAGGGCTACAAGCAGGTACTGCATATCGCCCGCTCTTTCGTCCCCGGCGGCCTGGGCGGCTGGGTGACCTTCAACAAGGGCGAACTGCTCGCCCCGCTGGAACTGACCGTCGAAGCCGACGAGCGTATCGACCCCCATGGCGCGGTGGTACGCGAATTGGACCGCAAGGCGATCCGCGCCGATCTGCTGCGTCTCAAGCAGGCCGGCATCGAGGCGCTGACCATCAGCCTGGTCAACGCCTACGCCAGCGGCGCCCACGAACAGGCCATCCACGAAATCGCCCGTGACGTGATGCCCGGCGTGCCGGTTTCGCTGTCCTCGGAAGTGGTGCCGGAGATGCAGGAGTACGAGCGCACCGAAACCACCGTAGTCAATAGCTACGTACGTCCGGAAGTGGCCAACTATCTGGAGCACCTGCAGAGCGAGCTGTGCAGCCGCCTGCGCCCGGACGTGCAACTGTCCATCCTGCGCTCCGACGGAGGTCTGGCCACCAGTCAGTCGGCGGCCAGCACGCCGGTCAACCTGCTGCTCTCCGGCCCGGCAGGCGGCGTAGCTGGGGCAATCTGGTTCTGCTCCCGTGGCGGCTTCAGCAAGGTGCTGACCTTTGACGTGGGCGGCACATCCACCGACGTGGCGCTGATCGACAACAACCATGCGCGCATTCGCCGCGAAACCCGCGTGGGCGATGTGGCGGTACGTGCACCTTCGGTCGACGTGCGCACCATCGGTGCCGGCGGCGGTTCCATGGCCGCGGTGCCCGAACTGACCCGCGCCCTGCGCGTCGGCCCGGAAAGCGCCGGCGCCGTGCCCGGTCCGGCGGCCTACAACAAGGGCGGCACCGTGGCTACCGTGACCGATGCCAACGTCGTGCTGGGTTATCTGCCAGCCGAGCAGAAGCTCGGCGGCGACTTCCAGGTGCGCAAGGATCTGGCGACCGCCGCCGTGCAGGTCACTGCTGATGCCATGGGCGTATCGCTGTTCGAGGCCGCCGAAGGCATCGTGCGCATCGCCAACGAACACATGTTCGGCGCACTGCGTCTGATCAGCGTCGAGCAGGGTTACGATCCGCGTGACTTCGCTCTGTGCGGCTTCGGTGGGGCCGGCCCGCTGCACGCCAACGCCCTAGGCATCTTGATGAATGCCTGGCCGGTGATCATCCCGCCGGGCCCGGGGGTGCTCTGCGCCTACGGTGATGCCACCACCCGCGTCAAGGACGAGGCCTCGCGCTCGCTGGTGCGGCGAGTCAACGACATGAGCGTCGACGAAGTCGTGCAGATTCTCCAGCAGCTTGGCGACAGCGTGCGCAGCTCGCTGGCCGCACAGAGCATCCCGGCCGAGGTACAGCAACTGACCTGGCAGGCCGACGTGCGCTACCAGGGCCAGGCGCTGCTGCTGACCCTTGACATCGATCCGGATGAACTGGCCCGCGTCGGCATGCAGGCCATCACTGCAGCCTTCGATGCCGAGCACGAACAGCTGTTCACCTTCGCCCTCAACGAAGCCCATGAGCTGGTCAACCTGCGCGCCATCGCCCGCGCGCCGCGCCCGGAAATCACCGAGCGTGCCTTCGAGAGCGCCGCCAGCAGCCTCGCAGAGGCGCAGGTCGGCCAGAGCCCGGTGCACTACGCCGGCCAGGACTACCGTGCAGCGCTGTATGCGCGCGGCAAGCTGAGTCCGGGCCTGGTCGTGCCGGGGCCGGCCATCGTCATGGAGATGGACTCCACCACCCTCGTTCTTCCGGGTTACGAAGCGGCCGTAGACCGCGTCGGCAATCTGTTGATCCGCCCGCTGGGCCATCAGGAGTAA
- a CDS encoding DUF1302 family protein, whose translation MSAQKNNTRVWPGKTPIACAVLLAGLGAQAGAHAEEGFLSDWEVSGYLREHLSWNLENPYLMDTDDSNGLVGAKRKGNYRYDLSMARTTLKLNLFKDFGNSQFNISGRVAREVETNYLKDLQESMDGNAASDFFSNRTKSSVNLMDDVYNSEEIRELWWQNEVTPTTTLKLGKQQVVWGETDFFQSLDVIHGYDMRIRSFLEPENEDVRKPLWMVNVMERFDSVDGTLQMLYIPGRMNRARDRGNSFDLEGGRWANNPNKGITFESATFGADVPYNYEHKAADMDDPSYGLRWKGMAEEWEYSLGWFHGPSVNPVINANPNSPLGVGDAASGRTFVGAYKNDYRSDPGSTVGELIFPFVDVFGVTANRYLESVDAVFSTEISYIPNSPYNIGIQAGERGGCAFFPGFCGIIEKDVVKTMVRMDKQLALQNYLGTSRPSFFSVQLFNTWITNYDRDDEVVNSAGFSGRTKEFSTIATAILATNYDNDRINPSLAVGTDLTYGGSFMVPSVEFAYGNNWRVRVEADLFFNDERQKRALQGFNNTNLFGYFDGNDQLAVRVTYQF comes from the coding sequence ATGAGCGCACAGAAAAATAATACGAGAGTGTGGCCGGGCAAAACGCCAATTGCCTGCGCAGTTCTGCTGGCGGGGCTAGGCGCACAGGCGGGTGCCCATGCCGAGGAGGGGTTTCTCTCCGATTGGGAGGTAAGCGGCTACTTGCGTGAGCATTTGTCCTGGAATCTGGAAAACCCTTATCTGATGGACACTGATGACTCTAACGGGTTGGTCGGTGCCAAGCGTAAGGGTAACTATCGCTACGACCTTTCTATGGCGCGTACCACCCTCAAGCTAAATCTGTTCAAAGACTTTGGTAATTCGCAGTTCAACATCTCCGGGCGTGTGGCCCGCGAAGTTGAAACCAACTACTTGAAAGATTTGCAGGAGTCAATGGACGGTAACGCCGCGTCTGACTTCTTCAGCAACCGTACCAAGTCTTCGGTCAACCTGATGGATGACGTCTACAACAGCGAAGAGATTCGCGAGTTGTGGTGGCAGAACGAGGTTACGCCCACCACCACCCTGAAGCTGGGTAAGCAGCAAGTAGTCTGGGGCGAGACCGATTTCTTCCAGTCGCTAGATGTTATTCACGGTTATGACATGCGCATCCGTTCGTTCCTCGAGCCGGAGAACGAGGATGTGCGCAAGCCACTGTGGATGGTCAACGTGATGGAGCGCTTCGACAGTGTCGACGGCACCCTGCAAATGTTGTACATCCCCGGGCGCATGAACCGTGCACGTGATCGTGGCAACAGCTTCGATCTAGAGGGTGGACGCTGGGCGAACAACCCGAACAAGGGCATCACCTTCGAGTCGGCGACCTTCGGTGCGGACGTGCCCTACAACTACGAACACAAGGCTGCCGACATGGACGACCCGTCCTATGGTCTGCGCTGGAAGGGCATGGCCGAAGAGTGGGAATACTCGCTGGGTTGGTTCCACGGCCCGTCGGTGAACCCGGTGATTAATGCCAACCCGAACAGCCCGCTAGGCGTGGGTGATGCCGCAAGCGGACGGACCTTCGTCGGCGCCTACAAGAACGACTATCGATCTGATCCAGGCTCGACGGTGGGTGAGCTGATCTTTCCGTTCGTTGATGTATTTGGGGTGACGGCGAACCGCTACCTCGAATCGGTGGACGCGGTGTTTTCCACCGAAATCTCCTACATCCCCAACTCCCCTTACAACATCGGTATCCAAGCGGGTGAGAGGGGTGGTTGCGCATTCTTTCCTGGCTTCTGCGGCATCATCGAAAAAGACGTGGTGAAAACCATGGTGCGCATGGACAAGCAACTGGCGCTGCAGAACTACCTGGGCACCAGTCGCCCCTCGTTCTTCTCGGTGCAGCTATTCAATACCTGGATCACCAACTATGACCGTGACGATGAAGTCGTCAACAGCGCAGGTTTCAGTGGTCGTACCAAAGAGTTCTCGACCATTGCCACGGCTATTTTGGCAACCAACTACGACAACGATCGAATCAATCCAAGCCTGGCAGTTGGTACTGACCTGACCTATGGCGGAAGTTTTATGGTGCCGAGCGTCGAGTTTGCCTATGGCAACAACTGGCGGGTTCGGGTCGAGGCGGATCTGTTCTTCAACGATGAGCGGCAGAAACGCGCGCTGCAGGGCTTCAACAATACCAACCTATTCGGCTATTTCGATGGCAACGACCAACTGGCTGTCCGCGTGACCTACCAGTTCTGA
- a CDS encoding WD40/YVTN/BNR-like repeat-containing protein, translated as MFNRLLGRAACLAPWMVIGSLAYAAVFIKPSVNPVPLDQPLLERRDAFFDGAVLGERLWVVGQNGALLSSLDAGASWTREELPARSNLQSIAVSDKGRQVVVGNQGRLWTRLGSEPWQSQGLVVSDLAGKLLSISFIDGHFWAVGEMGALFRGDADAAHWEAMGVGEDVTFNSIRAGVEGDLWITAEFGRLLRSRDGGVTWSIQELGSESLRALVFDDHTGIAVGNQGQAFISTDGGDTWQAVKRFTREHLFDVTVHRGEWLATGDRGALFRSREPAGTWQSWTPNGLDKSYHSRLLDTADGVVLIGHQLGLLRQDDLRLWPREQQQ; from the coding sequence ATGTTTAATCGCCTCCTTGGCCGGGCTGCCTGTTTGGCACCCTGGATGGTCATCGGCAGCTTGGCGTATGCCGCGGTGTTCATTAAACCCTCGGTAAATCCGGTACCGCTGGATCAACCGCTGCTTGAGCGCCGCGATGCCTTTTTCGATGGCGCGGTACTGGGCGAGCGGTTGTGGGTAGTCGGTCAGAACGGTGCCTTGCTCTCGAGCCTCGATGCCGGGGCGAGCTGGACGCGCGAAGAGTTGCCGGCACGAAGCAATCTGCAATCCATCGCAGTTTCCGACAAGGGGCGGCAAGTGGTGGTGGGCAACCAGGGGCGTCTGTGGACCCGGCTAGGTAGCGAACCATGGCAGAGCCAGGGCCTGGTGGTCTCCGACCTGGCGGGGAAGCTTCTGAGCATAAGTTTCATCGACGGCCATTTCTGGGCGGTCGGCGAGATGGGCGCGCTGTTTCGCGGTGATGCTGATGCCGCGCACTGGGAGGCCATGGGCGTTGGTGAAGACGTCACGTTCAACAGCATTCGTGCCGGTGTGGAAGGTGATCTGTGGATCACCGCCGAATTCGGACGCCTGCTGCGCAGCCGCGATGGTGGCGTTACCTGGAGCATTCAGGAACTGGGTAGCGAAAGCCTGCGTGCTCTGGTCTTCGACGACCACACCGGGATTGCGGTGGGCAACCAGGGACAGGCCTTCATCAGCACAGATGGTGGCGACACCTGGCAGGCCGTGAAGCGGTTCACTCGTGAGCATTTGTTCGACGTCACCGTACACCGTGGTGAGTGGCTGGCCACGGGGGATCGCGGTGCGCTGTTCCGCTCTCGGGAGCCTGCCGGTACTTGGCAGAGTTGGACTCCGAATGGGCTCGACAAGAGCTATCACAGCCGCCTGCTCGACACCGCTGACGGTGTGGTGTTGATCGGCCATCAACTCGGCTTGCTGCGCCAGGACGACCTGCGACTCTGGCCTCGGGAGCAACAACAATGA